The segment ACATTAAGGATACTCCTAAAGTATTTGATGGTAGACTATGATTAAGACATCACACTACAAAAACCTTATGCAGAAGGAAACCTTACTGACGTGCTTCTGCTTTAAATATTGTGAAAAACGTTACAGCGGAATGAATTTTCGCAGTGGTTAGGTCAAATGCAGTTACATCATAGCAACAGTATGTTTTGCACAATTTAAGGCTTTGGCTGGTTCTTTAGTCAGCTTCTTCCTCTGATTCTTCTTCTTCAGCAGTTTCTAGCCAGGTTAGCCACTGATTCACCTGTAAATTAAATTAATCATTTAGTAAAGCTACAGTAGAAGTTTGGTTCACACACCAAAGTAGATTCTGGGATCAGAACTTTGGTCTTTATCTACTGAGTCTTTTCCATAGTCTTCTAAAAAGACTGTACAAGTGTTTTGCCAGTATGCTACGCCTGCGTACCGTGTGTGGGGCCCAcagtagcttaaaaaaaaaaaaaaaaaaaaaaaaaaaaaaaaacaaaaaaaaaaaaaacggcacTGGACCTTTGGAATTGCTGAGATGTTGCTCCAGTTGCCTACCAGACAAGATCTCACAGTCCAGGTGGTTCCTTCAATTCATCATGTAACTGAGAACGGTTCTGAACCTAGTCCCTGTCCGTCTAACCTCAAAGTGCTAGACAGACTTCAAGGCATGCACCACATCTACCTTCAATTAACTAGTCTTACACTTCAGCTTGACCATTCTTGCAATGACACTTCAGGAACACTGTAGTCTTCCTTACCTAGTCCAAGACAGCAACTCTACCAAACCAAATTATATCagcatatccatatatatatggaaagagGGCATACCAAGATGCACACCAGAATTACTTGTCAGATTCTCAATAGTAGAGTAGGGATTAATCCTTAAGGATGATCCTCACAAAGTAGTCTATAATAAACCTTAGAAACTATAAACCAGGGTTTCCTTAAATCTGCAGCCTAGAAAAACTAGTAGAGAACTATCTGAATTGTGCTAAGAACCTTTAGTACTACACTGGGATCCTACTATTAAACTCTATCTATATACATTATGGAATACTCTGATGTCAAGTTCCACTCTTAGGGCTCTTAATTCCATTGATAACAGAAAACCAGCCTAAAGTTTAATTAATCCCTTAATCATACAAACAGCTTTACCACCAAAATTGTCACCTAATTTAACACTTTTATATCCCACTATATGATTTCACCCTATAACTATCTCATTTGCTAACAGTCTACTTTAACTGTAGCTTGTAACAATGTTGACAGTACTTTTAGACACATTCAAGTTATAAAGagggtcatttaaaaaaataacaaagaaaaacacaaaccaaGCCAAATCGACAGCAAAAAATCTTAACTAAGCACTTACCTGGAACAAAGCCTTGCCTTTTCCTGGAAACTCTTGAGTTATGTCTTCCTTCCAAGCTAAGAAAGCTTCCTCTTCAATAATTTCCATGTCatagaaatgaacaaaaaatcgAAGTAACATGCCTAAAAGACCCCAAAAACAAAAGCATGTGATTCATTATCAACGTGTTACTTAGACTGCCCCTCAATCCCTGGCTCCTGAACACCAATCACCTTACCTTTTGGGAAGCTGCTGTTGTAACAGTGCACCTGCAAAGCATACAGGGCACTGACCTGTAGATCCACATGATCATGAAGAAACTTCTGCATCACTGGCTTAAAAGAGAGCAGCAGCTGTTTTTCCTGCTCTAACTGTTCTTTGGAAGGAGCAGAGGAAGAATCTGTTTCATCGCTGGGTGGGCTAACTTCACTAGAAATGTACTGTAAGAAGCTGAAAAGCAAGTCTTGTCAGAAACACAACAGCTGTCTAGCTCAAAACATTATTAGACTTCTTTCTGCCAAATGAACTACTCATCTTACCTGGTCATTAAGATGTTCACAAATCCTTTATCTACATGAAGTTTGGGAGAGATGTTATCTTTAATCCATTTATATATAGTTTGAGGGGATGGATCCAGCTTAATTTGCTTCAATAGTTCCTTCTCCAATTTAAGGAGTGGGAATAAGAAACTCAGTCCCTTTCCTTCCAAAATCTCCAACATTCGATCCTTATTCTGATCAATTTCTGCAAACACAAAAACGATTTCTCATTTTACCAGgttaaaaatttatttcttagGAAACACAAACCCACTCAAGGACCCAAACCTCTACTTAGTGTTAAGTCAGTTGGTTTCTTACCTGGCAGCATTTTCTGCATATTGACCTTGCTTTGTTGAAAAAGTTCGGTTAACCATTCTCGGTCTTGTAATTTAGCTAATTGTTGAAGACAAAGTaagaagagagggaagtgggTGCCACTCTCCAGTGGTTGAGCTAGTTCTGAAATGCTCACCAACTCTGAAATTATAGCACGAGCCGCAAACTGTGCCAAGTAAGATTTCACCAAGGGGATGTCAACCTCCAGTTTGGGGCACTGCTCCAATACATTCAGGAAAGCCTTGTGAAGAATatccaaaataattttattaatttccaaTCTCAACTGGAAAGTAGTTACCTTCCCACACTATCAGTAGAATGTTGTTCTACCTGCATAAAGTTGTCACTTGTGGCTATCCCTTCCTGTTTGAGTAAACTGATCAAAGAGCTTGCTTTTTCTTTATCTTCATCACTTCTATCAAGTGACAGGATGATCACTTTGCTTAACATCTCAGGAAGAAAGTGTTTTGGAGCTCTCATTTCTCTCACACCACTGACAGCGTCGTTGGCATTTCCACTGTTCAGATACTCAGTTACAACAGCTTCCTAAGAACACAATTCCCATTAGCATTTTCTACCCTCAAATGTTTCCCAAGCAGCAGAGATGATTTATGTGAGGTTTTCAAAAACTTACGGTCAGTTTAAGTAGTTCTTCCTTTGATGGTGGTGGCTTTTTGCTAGTCTTGGCAGGCTTTTCCTGAATAAGTGGTGGATTAGTTTTGAGACCAAGTTGAGGTGTCTAAAGATAAGAAACACAACACATGGTTAATCAAGATGGAATGAACCAAGAAGAACAGTATCACCAGCAGAGGGAAGGAAACATGAGTCCTCACACACCCACGGGACACTGAGAAGTGTACTACACTTCGGGGGATCCATACCTGTCCCAGAGGTGGTGTTTGAGTGCGTGGTGGCTGTGCACTGGGAGGAATCATAGTTATCTGGGGCTGAAGCTTTGGCACCTGATTTTTATTCATTAGAAACGACTGAGCAGGCCTCAAACTAAtctaaaattgaaaacaaatcaACATACAACCAAGTTAACAGAGCTAATGAACATATAACCATTAACACTTTCAATAACCCACAACTAATTCTATACAAATCTAACTATCATGGCAGATATAATTCTCCAAAAACTAAGttatttcatttaacataatAAATCTAACTTATGGAAAAAATACCTGATTTAAAGAGTAAGATactgaaattaaaaaacaaaaaaacccaaaactgttCACAAACCTTGTTTGTACTGTTACAAAGTCTCCCAATATCAGCAATGCAGATAAACCCTTTTATTCTACTTAATATCTTTACCATTTTCTCAtgataactaaataaataacttaGAAACTTGCCCTCATATCTCATAATCTTCGCTCATAGGACGCTGGACATccagagagaggaaaaggcagagaaaaagaagcagagaaaattaAAGTAGAGGAGAAGTTAAAGACAAAGAGTAGAGaagagaataaaaggaaaagaattccAGCTTCAAGTCCTCTTTCGCGTCTTTTTATAATCATCGGGCAAGAGACTTCTGCACTGACAAACTACTCATAGAAGTAATGTAGGCAAATGTACCTCATCTGCATTAAGCTGTCCTTTCTTAGAAAACCGAGGTGGCATATCCTTCGACTGTCCTTGCAGCTGGGATAAGAGTCCCTGACTCTGGTTATGGTAGAGCTGGCTTAGCCCCTAtttcagaaagggagagagaaagtctAGATAAAAATTATGGTAATCAAGTACCAAAGGGATGAGCCAAGCCATTGCTTTGCCCAGAAAAGGTGAAACAGGGAAGAATATCTAACCTATCTGTTGAATAAAGTGATGTGGTTTTTACTACTCTTAAGCACCTTACTCAATTCGAAACAACTGTCAGGTGGAaatatgctaagaaaaaaaaagcatcaaaacTCAGCttcatataaaaacaataaagggCAAAAGTTATTAGACCTAAGGCTAACCCTAATACTATCAATGTCTTACCTGGCTTTTCATAAACTTGCCCCCCATCTCTCCAAACTGCGATTGCGTGGGAGGCATGATGTGTCCCCCATGGCCATTGAAGAGCTGATTTGAACGATGACGTCCCATTGTGGGTGAAAATCTATCCTGGATAACTCCTGGACCAGTACCAATTCCACTACCTTAAAATACAGACAATTCTTAGAAATTCACTAGAACATTAACTTTTAGTTTAACCAAAACACTCCTGTCTTTAAAATTACCTGGCATTTGTCCAAACATATCAGCGAGTCCCCCAAGTGGGTCCCTATCCATTTTCATCCTTGGCGGCATGAACGGTCCCTCCAGGAAGAAGTCATTCCTCCCTTGAGCCATAGGAGCAGGAATAAACACTCCTAGATCCTTTGAGAAGAAAGTACTGTCCTTAATACTAAAATTTAAGGCTACCTTTTCCCCAAATTGGATGAAGGACACTACAAAGCAATACCAGTTAACAGAGGGACAGTGCTAAGTTATTAAGACAAGAAATCAAAAATCTCTTACTTTTACTGCATCTTGACGGATTTGATTGATCGTCTTTGGTCCATTGTCAAGAAAAGCCTTGCGAGGAACCCAATGGTGCTCTCGCAACTCTACGGTATCCTGTAGttgtaaaaaaatataaattttattttactatttcagAAGAAAAACTCAACTTTGAACATTGTTAAAATTCATCTTACCTGCAGTAGGAAACGAATCCTGGCTGGCAATTCCTTACTTAACATTAAGGAACACATTCTGGCAAAGTACTGATCCATTAAggactgataaaaaaaaaagagagacaaaaaaaatacACAATTAGATATAAGGTAAATGTGTACTACTTAAGATGCTTTGGATTATTATGCTATAAAGGTCAACGACCAGAGCAAATACTACCACCTCATAAGATACATCCCCAAACCCTTTACACTCTTCTCAACAAAACATACCTTGGCTCGTTCATGGTCTAATCGAGGTCCCACTGTCCTCATTATCTGACAGAGGCACTCCAAATCCTCTCCCATATCTTTGAGTTGgactctcttcttcttttccaaaagcTACCAAAAGAATATGTTACAATCTTAAGTTATTCTTGTTTATATAGTTTTTCCTGCTTCAATTTGGAACGACTCATCTGTAATTCCTAAAGCATGCATGTCAAGACGATGCTTTCCTACTGGTCTGTGTTGAAGAAACTCTCTAAGAATGTTAACACAGGCAATCTGTTCTATCTCTACTTTGTAAAGCATACTGCAAAATTCCCCTAAGTTACCTCTGGTTATCAAAATTTAAGAAACTGCCTGATACTCCCCATATAAGGATGTTCTCTCATTGACTAAATCCCCGCTAAAAGCCACTACTGACTCAAGTCATACTTACTGTTTTGATGCACTTATGAAGGATAGATTCATGAATAAGATCAAGCTTGCCAAGTTCTCCAATGAATTTGATGTTCCCCAACATCTTGATCTTAGCAATGGctctctgttcctcctcctcaggGAGGAGGGGATTTTCACGCTTATCATAGACTGAGAAAGGCAAACAAAATCAACACTTAGAACCACTCTTGTAAGTGTTCTGATCTCTATACTTAGGACATGGAATGcaagtgtatgcatgtgcgtaCACACGCATAGAAGTGCTAGTTAATAGCAAATTTAAATTCTTACCATCAACATTTCTGGTTCGGTTTTCAAATTCATCTTGCAATTTGGAAATCAAGAGGCGTCTGAAtgtctatttaaaaacaaaaagtattatacgctttgtaaaaaaaaaaatctttcaaattaATTTCAAAACAAAGGAAGCAAAAACTGCCACTCACTGTGCTTTGCTTCTGTCCTGGTTGACCCTCTGCTGCTGGGCCATCAAAGTTTGGTGCATCTTCTGCCAATCGCAGACATAGCTGAGCATACAGTGAGCTATACTTTGGCTCTTCTAGGGCTTTGTCCACAATCTATGTAAGTCATTAAAAATCAAACCACCATGAATTGGAAGCTGAGATAGACTCGTTACTAACACTCATACCTTATATTTTGCAACAATCTCAATTTGGACACCTCAGAAAAAACACACTCTTAACCCCACCCCCAGGTAGAAACGAACTATAAATCATAAACCACAGACTAACTCCTGTGGTAGTTATATAGAAAAAGATGTGTCAATTATCATAAAATTTCCAAAACCACTTTCACTAAAGTAAAACAACAGCTACTTCTGGACAGCATGGTCGACCAAAATAAATGGTTCATCTCTTGAATCTTGATACCATTAaagatgtttgtttttattagcaTCATTACTCAATCAtatctatcatgtatgtatatatctatatgtatatatctgtcaTATCATATCTATATCTAGGAACTATAGCTCATCATTTAATGCAGTAATTCAGTCAAACCTAGGTCTGTTAAATTTCTCATCCCCCTTTTTAAGCTAACATTTTAAACTTACCAGCAGTATGACCCCTTTAAGGATGAGTTTAGACTCTACACCCACATTGAGGAGCTCAAGGCATAGCTTGTCAAACTTTTCAGGAGTAAGCTTATTTAGTATGCTGGAGAGAAAACACAAAGTATGACTTAACAAAGAATTTtttgagctaaaaaaaaaaaaaaaaaagcatttaaattgACTTTCCCTTTAATAGCCCCCTAAACAAGAAAATGTTCCCTTTCCCAActtcttttgagaattccatagtgtatttttaaatcatattcTTTCTGACCCCCAACTCTCTAagtgttcttaaaaaaaaaaaaatcactaaaaacACGAATTTATTCCTGAGCATAAGACTTTGCTTTGGAATGTGGTTGATAAATCAACTGACTCTCcatgtcaagaaaaaaaaagtcctcacaGCAGCATGTAATTGTTAGTAGCTTCTTGGCTAGGAGTGAGgcttttgtctggcttgagcttatGCAAATCGTGTGCATGGTAGTACAGAAAGAAGTGCTCATGTTTCATCCAGAGATGCTGGAATCACTTCTTAGTTACACATCTGAATGGTATTTGGGCTTTCCTGCTGTTTCACAAGAAACCTCTCTAAAAACTCAAGAGCACTAGGTCTTCATTATATGGAACTGACCATGAGTTAAGATGGCTACATTACCCATGTCACTGAGTTACACACAAGACCAACATGGAAATGCCAGCATAAGCTTGTAGGTCATAAACAAATAACCCTTGCTGTCAAATACCAATAGGCTACTCTTCTGTTTAAGGTTTCTTTAAAATACTGTTGAGACCAGAGTCCACTACAGTGTAACGGATGCCTAATGAATCCTGCCTGATGGATTTTTCAGCACACACTATAGAATACAGCTCACCCCTACCACGATCAGGGCAGACTGTGGCACTTACCCTCTTACTTTCCTGAAGATTGCATCATGTCGTTCTTTTTCATTTGCGGAGTTGTTTGCTGCGGAGTTGTCATCTCGTCTAGTGCTTCGTGCAGGAATCCATTTCTGAGCGTTTTGCCCTGGGGTTTTCCCCAGGAACTCGCTAGTTTAATAAAACACCAATGAAGTGGCTTACAATTAGGAAGAACACAGCATCCACTCACAACAATTGTCATACCTACCCTAAAACTCCtaacagaagggagaaagagcCACCAACCCAAAACCTTAGGCTTCACTTCttcccaacaacaaaacaattctGTAAATCTTTTCCAAACAGAATCATCCAGATGGCTTCTTAAAACAGACTGGGAAGCCCATTCCCAATTTCTGCTCGAGTAGGTTTGGGGTAGTACCTGAGAACTTCCatttctgaacacacacacacacacacacacacacacacacacacacacacacacacacacactctctcccagGCAATGCCAAAACTGCTGGCCCAGGCACCAAACCTTGAGACttaatactaaaataaaatgtttaacaaGCAAATTCCACACAGACCACTTCACAAATACCCTATAGTAGGGACAGTAATTTTGGAATACCAGCAAACATAAACCAAGAGGATGAAAAGCAGTTTGAAATTATGAATCCACATCAAGATTACTGATGACTTCCCAAGAATTATCCTGTTAGGCATGGGGAAGTCTTTAATCAAACTGACAGTTTTAAAAGTTAACTGTCTTATAAGTTTTACCATACCTGTTGCCAGCAGTCTTGGGATAGTGCTGAGGTGCACCCCTACTTCCTCCTCCGCCCGAAGAAGCACTATTCAAAAGAAAATTTTTACTATACCAATTATGCCTCTCTTGAGAGGGACcctatttatattttagaaattgcACAACAAAGTGAACTTTGGCCTAAAAGAAAGTGAACCAGAGGCTAGAGTTGGCTCAGACGTTGAAAGCCTTtcagttcctaacacccacatggcagttcacaactttTAACTCCTgtcccaagggatctgatgtACTCTTCTGACAGTGTACATAGAGGTGCAGACattacattcaggcaaaataacCCACCCCTGCTGTGTGCCTCCAGGTAATGTATTTACTCTTTAGAAAACAATTCTAGACGCACAGCACATTAAGTGGGATTTGGTAATGACTTTTAGGACTGGCCTTTGCAAACACCCCCTTCCCATGTGTCTACCCACACCAAAAACCATACCTGAAACGAGAAGCACCCCCTTCTGCAATCGCACTCTCCACTTTGGCGGCTTGACAACGAAGAATCttcaaaagaataatattaatggatggggtggggaggggaggggatggtagAAATGAAAAGCctgaaaagagagaaaacaccAAAATTAGGTACAGCCATATAGAGTTATAAACTTTCGATTATAATTTATTTCAGCTTTCAGCACTGCAGCTGATTAAACTTTCACACTGCATTGCAGCCCTCAGAAGACTAAAACAGAACGAAGTCAAAAACCACAAATACACAGTAAAATCTTGTTTAGCCACGTGGATTCCCTTAGTATTCAAGGATGCAAAGAAGTTTttgtagaaaaaggaaaaaaaatctggataCTGCCTAGGACGCAGCCATATTATGTATGAGGCCTTTAAAATTTAACAAAACGCTACCAACACTGGTGGTGCTATAGGGAAATGTCTGCTGTACTAATATGGGGGGCCGGGGTGGTGACAGGCCGGTCAGAAGTCTCATTACCCGGTGTTGGGCAGCCTTCTCCTTCGCTCGTCCTTATAACCCCTCTTTACATAGGGCGCGTGTGGAAAGCCGCCGGAAGACCGGGGCCacaacatggcagcaggcacctCCGCCCCACTCTGCGCGAACAAAAGAGCAGCGAGTTCCTCCCCCAGGCCCTGTCTGGCTCAGCTTCCGACCGGCGACTAGCGAGGGCCCAGGACTGGGCGGGAGGCGCCCCCTCCGGGCTGGCCCTTTGTTCTCCCGCAGGAAGGCCGCCTCCTGCCCACCCGTCGCCTCCACCATAAATCCCCCCGGCTGACAGCGCCTCGGCTGCCATGGCCTACAAAGGGACTGAGATTCGCTCTCCGCTTCGCCTGAGTGGGGCATCCCGCAATAGGGCCCACACACCTCCTCCCCGCCGGGAGGCCGGGCTCCGGACTCGTCCGCCTCGCTGGTCCCGCGCCAACGGCCGGGCCCTGCCGCGGGCCGCGTCCCTCCCGCCGAGGCGCGAGGCCTGCCACGCTCGCACGCTGTTCCCGGATCCCACGTCAGGATCCCGTCTGCGCCCGCCACTAGACCTCACGCCAGCCTAGCTCTTTGGTTGGCACGGGAAGGAGAGCAGAAGCCATAGATTTCTAAGTAGCCCAAAGGCAGAGGAAAGGCCGCCCCGCCCGGCTCCGCCTGCGGCCGCCATTTTGTTCCACTCGACAAGAAGCGGCCAGGGGCGGCGGCCATCTTAGAGGGCTCCgctcggcggcggcggcggcgactCCACTCACCTTCACCGAGAACTCAGCAGCTGCTACCGCAGCTGCCTCCTCTGGATCCGGTCGTCGGGGacggggaagggagggggaaggggaacggaaaacaaaaaagggggagggaagggggaggaaggagacggGGACGGCTTGAAACTCAGCTCAGAGGAGTAGCTGCTGCAGCCACCACCTGGTACCCGCCGCCACCTCCATAGAGCTCCGGCTCGCTGCTGGCGCTGAGGCGTGTCTGAAGCCGAACTTATCACTCTGCGGCGGCCGACCCACCAGAGCCTCCCCGAGTGGCTCCTTCGCTATCCAATCAGCAGCCGGGCTTCCGTCCGCTACCAATCCGCGCAGGGCGGCGGGGAGGAGCCAGCGGGCAAGCTAGGTTGCGGCGCAGCCCCGCCGCAGTGCGCAAAGCCATATTCGCGAAGGCTCTGGGGCCAAGCCAGTGGCGTAAGGGCGGCGGGCTGGTGAGCTGCGGGACTCTTGCGTTGCGCCCGGAGTCCTGTGAGTGTGCGTCGCCCGGCCGCCTGGTCTTCCTGGGCCGGCGCTTTGTTCCGGAGTCCGAGTATCATGCTTGCCTAGAAGAGCCTCTCCGCCTCTCCTCCCTGACCCGCCCGGGCCTGGCGTCCCGAGAGCTCCGCATGGCCTCGCGGCCTGGCCTCTGTCAGGCGTCTGGGAGCTTTGCTGAAGTGCCCATCGATAGGAGAGCGTTCTGTTTGTTGGTCCTCCATCTGCAGAGTAACGAGAAAAGGATCAAAGGCAGGGCTTTGTACCCCAGGCTACAGGCAGCTTTTCCTCAGAATGCTTGGCCTACTGTCACCGAGCTTGACCCATAATATGCTAGGCTGGCTTGAGAAGGGTTTGCAGAGCGCGGGCATGTGGAAGATTTAAAATTGCAAACTCATTaagtttttccttcatttttaacaGACGTTAAAGATGGGCAGCGCAGTGTTCATTTTACTTAAGGGCTATATAGGAAAATGAAGGATTTCAAACTATACTTCCAGGTGGTATTTTAAAAAGGTGGTATGTATTTCCAAAAATGAAggtatgtggggttggggatttagctcagtggtttagcaagcgcaaggccctgggttcggtccccagctccgaaaaaaaaaaataagaaaaaaaaaatgaaggtatgTAAACTAGAAACGCCCCTTCTCTGttaagcatgcattttttttttttttttttataaaatgggTGACTAAACTAAAAGCACGTGTGTTTTTAACAGTCATGATTTAGAATTCATCCCCCAAGAGCTGGGCTTTCAAAGACCCAAATGTAATTTGACATGTCTTGGTGTTGAAAGACCTAGTCCTTAAATAGAATTTCCAGCAGAGAATTGTACTTTCCTTAAGTCGGATAAGAGTGGCTTTGAAGAGTTATAATTCTAGCATCCTTAGATCTTTGTCTTAGAATTAATGCTTTTAAATAAACTTTCACTTAAACTAAAAACTgtaaaaagcatttttatttgGGGGATTATTTAAGTGTAAAAAACATTTTTCAGGAAAGGGGCAATTTTTGAAATACAAGAGATTTCTCTTTGTATAACTTCTGTAAGGTTTTAAACTTGTAGAAATATATGATATTTTAGATTTTCACAAGTGGTTTACATTCCTTATGATACACTAAAGACATCTGTGTGATAGAAACAGTGGTCAAAAACGCCATACTCACTATACTAGTGTATGTCAAAGAATAGTCACTTGGTTCTAAAACATGATGTCCTAAATAAAAGGAACTAAAATATatcttaatatatttatattatccatatatataatagaaataaaacaaaaactaaaatataaagtCCTAAAATAAGGAActtgaatttaattaaaaatttttttaaagggacAGCAAGGTGGTACTgctggtaaaggcacttgccaagTCTCATGACTGAGCTCAATCTCAAGGTCCCACATGGAACAAAAAGAGAAGACATGAGCAAGCGTGAGCACGcgtacgcgcgcgcgcacacacacacacacacacatacacgttaAAAAGGTCTTTTCAAGCTTTGTTAATTGCAAAACTCTGTTATGAGTTTTATATGCAGGTATGTGAGGTGCTGAGCTGTCAGGGAATGAACCAAGGTtaaacatagatttaaaaatcaACTTTTCAGTCATAGAAATAAGCATTCACAAGTTTAAAGTTTTCACCATATTTTAGATGTGTAAAATTTCAAGTAATTGGATTTGAAATGTAACCAAACAGCTTTATATgtctattttattcatttctaatAAGTCTAGAAAAGTGCTAAGAGTCTTGACTTGTTAATATATTTTCACATTGTTTTAATCCTGGCAGAATGTTTTTGTTTACTGAGCCTCTCACCATGGAGTTCAGGATGGCCTCAACCTTAGTATCTTTCTGCCTTATCTTCCTAAATATAATCTATAACTGGGATTCCTGCACCACACACCTCACTGGTTACTTACTGTTCCAAGCACACACTGATGTCATTTCTGCTCAAGGATTCCCTAATCATGTAACTGAGGACCAGAGCTCT is part of the Rattus norvegicus strain BN/NHsdMcwi chromosome 1, GRCr8, whole genome shotgun sequence genome and harbors:
- the Eif4g2 gene encoding eukaryotic translation initiation factor 4 gamma 2 (non-AUG (GUG) translation initiation codon), with the translated sequence MESAIAEGGASRFSASSGGGGSRGAPQHYPKTAGNSEFLGKTPGQNAQKWIPARSTRRDDNSAANNSANEKERHDAIFRKVRGILNKLTPEKFDKLCLELLNVGVESKLILKGVILLIVDKALEEPKYSSLYAQLCLRLAEDAPNFDGPAAEGQPGQKQSTTFRRLLISKLQDEFENRTRNVDVYDKRENPLLPEEEEQRAIAKIKMLGNIKFIGELGKLDLIHESILHKCIKTLLEKKKRVQLKDMGEDLECLCQIMRTVGPRLDHERAKSLMDQYFARMCSLMLSKELPARIRFLLQDTVELREHHWVPRKAFLDNGPKTINQIRQDAVKDLGVFIPAPMAQGRNDFFLEGPFMPPRMKMDRDPLGGLADMFGQMPGSGIGTGPGVIQDRFSPTMGRHRSNQLFNGHGGHIMPPTQSQFGEMGGKFMKSQGLSQLYHNQSQGLLSQLQGQSKDMPPRFSKKGQLNADEISLRPAQSFLMNKNQVPKLQPQITMIPPSAQPPRTQTPPLGQTPQLGLKTNPPLIQEKPAKTSKKPPPSKEELLKLTEAVVTEYLNSGNANDAVSGVREMRAPKHFLPEMLSKVIILSLDRSDEDKEKASSLISLLKQEGIATSDNFMQAFLNVLEQCPKLEVDIPLVKSYLAQFAARAIISELVSISELAQPLESGTHFPLFLLCLQQLAKLQDREWLTELFQQSKVNMQKMLPEIDQNKDRMLEILEGKGLSFLFPLLKLEKELLKQIKLDPSPQTIYKWIKDNISPKLHVDKGFVNILMTSFLQYISSEVSPPSDETDSSSAPSKEQLEQEKQLLLSFKPVMQKFLHDHVDLQVSALYALQVHCYNSSFPKGMLLRFFVHFYDMEIIEEEAFLAWKEDITQEFPGKGKALFQVNQWLTWLETAEEEESEEEAD